Proteins encoded in a region of the Melospiza georgiana isolate bMelGeo1 chromosome 2, bMelGeo1.pri, whole genome shotgun sequence genome:
- the CRACR2A gene encoding EF-hand calcium-binding domain-containing protein 4B, which yields MDRIRGDYTSPAQPGDAERSRTGEQDPELTVLGKAQEFFQICDLEGKGFVTRQDMQRLHPELPLSLEELEKVFVTLDADGNGSLTPKEFITGFSQFLLEQIALKNDMVQPSEGETACPVRYEETTTGDEDEEFQFSNLMDRLGAAKVLDDEADVKQLWLQLKKEEPHLLSNFEEFLVRIFSQLQEADNEKNELECALKKKIAAYDEEIQHLYEEMEQQIKKEKEQFLLKDTERFQSQSQELERKLLSKEQELEQLVQKQKRLEHQCTQLLSGKEETKVENTKLKLTNQELLKELERTSHELSLAQQQLQVLQEEASRLHEEKEMEVYRVTETLQREKSGLLKQLDFLRERNKHLKDERDIFLQKCKTTVPKASWKQRSGSIIGKYIEGKMQPNSHSFEEDDIFSNSRRRNSAGLNGVLSEELDAGVTGGMPKTSHLQRIISIEEDHLPQLLDRLVDKQLSRWTGEDEDTFETEMNNKSREQSMEYSSSSSREQPVGKETLSNEERINSVPERLFKIVFVGNSSVGKTSFLRRFCEDRFFPGTAATVGVDYNVRTVTVDHSQVALQLWDTAGQERYRSITKQFFRKADGVIVMYDITAKDTFTAVKQWLISIEEATGENVPVLLLGNKTDNEKEREVPMGMGDHLAKDYNLIFYECSAYSGYNVEKSVLHLARILKEHEDKVKEKTIELQSDTNKKSCCMRQ from the exons ATGGACAGAATAAGAGGAGACTACACCAGTCCCGCGCAACCAGGAGatgcagagaggagcaggactGGAGAACAAGACCCAGAACTAACTGTGCTGGGAAAAGCACAAGAGTTCTTTCAGATTTGTGATCTGGAAGGCAAAGGCTTCGTCACTCGTCAAGACATGCAG AGACTGCATCCTGAGTTACCTCTTAGCCTGGAAGAACTTGAAAAAGTTTTTGTTACATTGGATGCTGATGGCAATGGCTCACTTACCCCAAAGGAGTTCATCACAGGATTCA GCCAATTTCTTTTGGAGCAGATTGCTTTGAAAAATGACATGGTGCAACCATCAGAAGGAGAAACAGCCTGCCCAGTTAGATACGAAGAGACCACGACTGGTGATGAGGATGAAGAATTCCAATTCTCAAATCTCATGGATCGGCTTGGAGCTGCAAAGGTTTTGGATGA TGAGGCTGATGTGAAGCAACTTTGGTTGCAGCTAAAAAAAGAAGAACCTCATTTACTTTCCAATTTTGAAGAGTTCTTGGTCAGAATTTTTTCCCAGCTCCAAGAAGCAGATAATGAGAAGAATGAATTGGAATGTGCTCTAAAAAA GAAAATTGCTGCTTATGATGAAGAAATTCAACATCTCTATGAGGAAATGGAACAGCAAatcaaaaaggagaaagaacagTTTCTCTTGAAA GACACAGAGAGGTTTCAGTCCCAAAGTCAAGAGCTGGAACGCAAGCTGCTGTCAAAAGAACAAGAACTGGAACAGCTGGTTCAAAAACAGAAAAGG TTAGAGCATCAGTGTACACAACTCCTCAGTGGCAAAGAAGAAACCAAAGTAGAGAACACCAAGCTGAAGCTGACtaaccaggagctgctgaaagaGCTGGAGAGAACATCCCATGAGCTAAGCCTGGCTCAACAGCAGCTACAGGTGCTTCAGGAGGAGGCATCAAGGCTCCATGAGGAGAAGGAAAT ggAGGTGTACCGGGTGACAGAAACCTTACAGAGAGAGAAGTCAGGACTTTTGAAGCAGCTGGATTTTTTAAG agaGAGGAACAAACATCTCAAGGATGAACGTGACATATTTTTGCAG aaatgcaaAACAACTGTTCCAAAAGCCAGCTGGAAGCAGAGATCAGGGTCTATCATTGGGAAATACATAGAGGGCAAGATGCAGCCAAACAG CCATTCATTTGAAGAAGATGATATTTTCAGTAATTCAAGGAGAAGGAATTCTGCTGGACTGAATGGAGTTCTCTCTGAAGAGCTTGATGCTGGAGTCACTGGAGGAATGCCTAAAACATCACATCTCCAAAGAATAATATCAATTGAAGAAGATCACCTACCCCAGCTTCTTGACAGGCTGGTTGATAAGCAGCTGAGCAGATGGACTGGAGAAGATGAAGATACTTTTGAGACAGAAATGAATAACAAATCCAGAGAGCAATCAATGGAATATTCATCATCATCTTCTAGAGAGCAGCCTGTAGGGAAGGAAACACTGTCAAAT GAGGAGAGAATAAACTCTGTTCCAGAGCGCTTATTCAAGATCGTTTTTGTGGGCAATTCGAGTGTTGGAAAGACTTCATTCTTAAGAAGATTTTGTGAAGATCGTTTtttcccaggcacagctgctaCTGTAG GTGTGGATTACAACGTGAGAACTGTCACAGTAGATCACAGCCAGGTAGcgctgcagctctgggacacaGCTGGCCAGGAACG GTACCGAAGCATTACCAAGCAGTTTTTCAGAAAAGCTGATGGTGTCATTGTGATGTATGACATAACAGCAAAAGACACATTCACAGCTGTCAAGCAGTGGCTGATAAGCATTGAG GAGGCAACTGGGGAGAACGTGCCTGTTCTTTTGTTGGGTAACAAAACTGATAATGAAAAGGAGCGTGAGGTCCCGATGGGAATGGGAGACCATCTTGCAAAG